From Leptotrichia hongkongensis, one genomic window encodes:
- a CDS encoding ABC transporter ATP-binding protein — protein sequence MIELKNLYKTFFSELGTEKQVFKGLNFTINDGDFITIIGSNGAGKSTLLNVLNGQIIPDGGNVVLNGNDITNVEQHKRAKWISQVYQNPTMGTAPSMTVLENLSMAKNKGKRFNFTFGLDVKNIEFYKKQLATLGLGLENQLFTQVGLLSGGQRQCLSLIMATLNRPDILLLDEHTAALDPQTSEIILEKTKEIIEKNNITSLMITHNMQDAITYGNRLIMLHAGEIIFDIKGKEKKRLTVEKLLEMFKTKDAKLSDKDIF from the coding sequence ATGATAGAATTAAAAAATTTATATAAAACTTTCTTCTCTGAATTGGGAACAGAAAAACAAGTATTTAAAGGCTTGAATTTTACAATAAATGATGGTGATTTTATAACAATTATTGGAAGTAATGGTGCTGGAAAGTCTACACTTTTGAATGTATTAAATGGACAAATCATACCAGATGGAGGGAATGTTGTTTTAAACGGAAATGATATAACAAATGTAGAACAGCATAAAAGAGCAAAATGGATTTCACAAGTTTACCAAAATCCAACAATGGGAACAGCTCCATCAATGACAGTGCTAGAAAATTTGTCAATGGCTAAAAATAAAGGAAAACGTTTTAACTTCACTTTTGGGTTAGATGTAAAAAATATCGAATTTTATAAAAAGCAATTGGCAACTCTTGGACTTGGACTGGAAAATCAGCTGTTTACACAGGTAGGGCTTCTATCTGGTGGACAAAGGCAATGTTTATCACTAATAATGGCAACTCTAAACCGTCCAGATATATTACTGCTGGATGAGCATACAGCGGCACTTGATCCTCAGACTTCAGAAATAATTTTGGAAAAAACAAAGGAAATTATTGAAAAAAATAATATAACAAGTCTTATGATAACGCATAATATGCAAGATGCCATAACTTATGGAAATAGACTTATTATGCTTCATGCGGGAGAAATAATTTTTGATATAAAAGGTAAAGAAAAGAAAAGGTTGACAGTGGAAAAACTGTTAGAAATGTTTAAAACAAAAGATGCAAAATTGTCTGATAAAGATATATTTTAG